From Aliarcobacter butzleri, the proteins below share one genomic window:
- a CDS encoding MaoC family dehydratase, producing the protein MSKINMGNFFEDFSIGQKIVHPLPRTISEGDVSLYIAFTGSRFALHSSDLVAKQMGYDKRPLDDILMFHLTFGKSVQDISLNAIANLGYAEMAFPNPVYVGDTVSMTSTVIGLKENSNGKSGVIYVHSIGVNQNGAVVLDFKRWVMVHKKDHTNLSGVNEVPTFAKTTPISQINIPTIKCVDTDSTGGKYFFEDYEIGERLDHPEGITVDNSDHTLATKLYQNNAKVHFNDHMMKSTPMGQRLMYGGIIISMARAISFNGLQNAQWVCAINSGAHANPTYAGDTIYAYTEILEKIEVNREDIGLLRVRTIGLKNQTPKETPTPKNEDGKYLPNVVLDLDYTIVIPKKVTEKK; encoded by the coding sequence GTGTCTAAAATAAATATGGGTAATTTTTTTGAAGATTTTTCAATTGGTCAAAAAATAGTTCATCCACTTCCTAGAACAATAAGTGAAGGAGATGTATCTTTATACATCGCTTTTACTGGTTCTAGATTTGCTCTACACTCTTCTGATTTAGTGGCAAAGCAAATGGGATATGATAAAAGACCACTTGATGATATTTTAATGTTTCACCTAACATTTGGAAAATCTGTACAAGATATCTCTTTAAATGCAATTGCAAATTTAGGATATGCAGAAATGGCTTTTCCTAATCCTGTATATGTTGGAGACACAGTTTCTATGACTTCGACTGTTATTGGATTAAAAGAGAATTCAAATGGTAAAAGTGGAGTTATTTATGTTCACTCTATTGGTGTAAATCAAAATGGTGCTGTTGTACTTGATTTTAAAAGATGGGTAATGGTTCATAAAAAAGACCACACAAATTTGAGTGGAGTAAATGAAGTTCCAACTTTTGCAAAAACAACACCAATTTCGCAAATTAATATTCCTACTATTAAATGTGTTGATACAGATTCAACTGGTGGAAAATATTTCTTTGAAGATTATGAAATAGGTGAAAGACTTGACCATCCTGAAGGAATAACTGTTGATAATAGTGATCATACACTTGCAACTAAGTTATACCAAAACAATGCAAAAGTACATTTCAATGACCATATGATGAAAAGTACACCAATGGGTCAAAGACTAATGTATGGTGGAATCATTATTTCAATGGCAAGAGCTATTTCATTTAATGGTTTGCAAAATGCACAATGGGTATGTGCTATAAATAGTGGAGCTCATGCTAATCCTACGTATGCTGGTGATACTATTTATGCATATACTGAAATTTTAGAAAAAATTGAAGTAAATAGAGAAGATATTGGATTATTAAGAGTTAGAACTATTGGATTAAAAAATCAAACTCCAAAAGAGACTCCAACTCCAAAAAATGAAGATGGTAAATATTTACCAAATGTTGTTTTAGATTTAGATTACACTATTGTAATCCCAAAAAAAGTTACTGAAAAAAAATAA
- a CDS encoding HpcH/HpaI aldolase/citrate lyase family protein gives MTHPSEALFENGKSLPIIPTCEHFAGSEKLILKGFEMQKKLGPVFDITCDCEDGAETGKEVEHANMIVRVVNSAENPYGMAGTRIHDHSHPDWRQDVDILVPGAGEKLAYITLPKSTCYEDAKTQIEYIQAVAKKAGIKREIPIHVLIETHGALQDVEKIATLPWLQVLDFGLMDFVSGYQGAIPAINMRSPGQFDHRLIGAAKARVAQAAIQNKVIPAHNVTLDLKNPYQTYKDAERARNEFGFMRMWSIYPTQVQAIVDAMKPDFTELEAAQNILIKAQDAEWGPIQYDGELHDRATYRYFWELVQRAKFSGANLLEETEKRFFA, from the coding sequence ATGACACACCCAAGCGAAGCTTTATTTGAAAATGGTAAATCTTTACCAATCATCCCAACTTGTGAACACTTTGCAGGAAGCGAAAAGCTAATCCTAAAAGGTTTTGAAATGCAAAAAAAATTGGGTCCAGTTTTTGATATTACTTGTGACTGCGAAGATGGTGCAGAAACTGGTAAAGAAGTTGAACACGCAAATATGATTGTTAGAGTTGTTAATTCTGCTGAAAATCCATATGGTATGGCAGGAACTAGAATTCACGACCATTCACATCCAGATTGGAGACAAGATGTTGATATTTTAGTTCCTGGTGCTGGTGAAAAATTAGCATATATCACATTACCAAAATCAACTTGTTATGAAGATGCAAAAACTCAAATTGAGTATATTCAAGCAGTTGCAAAAAAAGCTGGAATTAAAAGAGAAATTCCTATTCACGTATTAATTGAAACTCATGGTGCATTACAAGATGTAGAAAAAATTGCAACTTTACCTTGGTTACAAGTTTTAGACTTTGGTTTAATGGACTTTGTTTCAGGATACCAAGGAGCAATTCCAGCAATTAATATGAGAAGCCCAGGTCAATTTGATCATAGATTAATTGGTGCTGCAAAAGCTAGAGTTGCACAAGCTGCAATTCAAAATAAAGTTATTCCTGCACACAACGTAACTTTAGATTTAAAAAATCCATACCAAACTTATAAAGATGCTGAAAGAGCAAGAAATGAGTTCGGATTTATGAGAATGTGGTCAATTTACCCAACACAAGTTCAAGCTATCGTTGATGCTATGAAACCAGATTTTACAGAACTTGAAGCTGCTCAAAATATCTTAATTAAAGCTCAAGATGCTGAATGGGGACCAATCCAATATGATGGTGAGTTACACGATAGAGCAACTTATAGATACTTCTGGGAATTAGTTCAAAGAGCTAAATTCTCTGGTGCTAATTTACTTGAAGAAACTGAAAAAAGATTTTTTGCTTAA
- a CDS encoding fumarate hydratase: MSKKITEQDIIDSVASACQYISFYHPEDFVKGMVEAYEKEESEAAKNAIGQILINSKMCAMGHRPLCQDTGSVNIFIRIGLKANLDISRNLEDILNEGVAKGYTDPDNTLRYSVVADPAGKRTNTKNNTPAVIHITTDNSDELDITVAAKGGGSENKSKFTVLNPSDSIYDWVMDNVRQMGAGWCPPGILGIGIGGNPEKAMLLAKESLMGHVDIHELKARGPQNALEELRLKLYEDINKVGIGAQGLGGLTTVLDVKILDYPCHAASLPVAMIPNCAATRHIHFKLKGDGPAIFKNPSLDLWPDIELPMDTIKRVNIADLTKEKLQEFKSGDTLLLSGKILTARDAAHKKIVEYKNAGKPLPNGVDLKDRFIYYVGPVDPVRDEVVGPAGPTTSTRMDKFTKDMMEIGIMGMIGKAERKQPTIDLIKEYKSIYLIATGGAAYLISQSIKGAKTLAFEELGMEAIYEFDVVDMPVTVAVDTEGNSIHTTGPAKWRTI, from the coding sequence ATGAGTAAAAAAATCACAGAACAAGACATTATAGATTCAGTTGCATCTGCCTGTCAATATATTTCATTTTACCATCCAGAAGATTTCGTAAAAGGAATGGTTGAAGCTTACGAAAAAGAAGAAAGTGAAGCTGCAAAAAATGCTATCGGGCAAATTTTGATTAACTCAAAAATGTGTGCTATGGGTCATAGACCCCTTTGCCAAGATACAGGAAGTGTAAATATCTTTATAAGAATTGGGTTAAAAGCTAATTTAGATATTTCAAGAAACCTAGAAGATATTTTAAATGAAGGTGTAGCTAAAGGTTATACTGATCCAGATAACACTTTAAGATATTCTGTAGTTGCAGATCCAGCAGGAAAAAGAACAAATACAAAAAATAATACTCCAGCAGTTATTCATATAACAACTGATAATTCTGATGAATTAGATATCACTGTTGCTGCAAAAGGTGGAGGAAGTGAAAATAAATCTAAATTTACAGTTTTAAATCCAAGTGATAGTATTTATGATTGGGTTATGGATAATGTTAGACAAATGGGTGCAGGATGGTGTCCTCCAGGGATTTTAGGTATTGGTATTGGTGGAAATCCAGAAAAAGCTATGCTTTTAGCAAAAGAGTCTTTAATGGGACATGTTGATATTCATGAATTAAAAGCAAGAGGTCCTCAAAATGCTTTAGAAGAGTTAAGATTAAAACTTTATGAAGATATCAATAAAGTTGGAATAGGTGCACAAGGTTTAGGAGGATTAACAACTGTTTTAGATGTTAAAATCTTAGATTACCCATGTCACGCAGCTTCACTTCCAGTTGCTATGATTCCAAACTGTGCAGCAACAAGACACATTCACTTCAAATTAAAAGGTGATGGACCAGCAATATTTAAAAACCCATCTTTAGACCTTTGGCCAGATATTGAACTTCCAATGGATACTATTAAAAGAGTAAATATTGCCGATTTAACAAAAGAAAAATTACAAGAGTTTAAATCAGGTGATACTTTATTACTTTCAGGAAAAATTTTAACAGCACGTGATGCTGCTCATAAAAAAATTGTTGAATATAAAAATGCAGGAAAACCACTTCCAAATGGTGTTGACTTAAAAGACAGATTTATCTACTACGTTGGACCAGTTGATCCAGTAAGAGATGAAGTAGTAGGACCTGCAGGACCAACAACATCAACAAGAATGGATAAATTTACTAAAGATATGATGGAAATCGGTATCATGGGAATGATTGGAAAAGCTGAAAGAAAACAACCAACTATTGATTTAATAAAAGAATACAAATCTATTTATTTAATTGCAACTGGTGGAGCAGCTTATTTAATCTCTCAATCAATTAAAGGTGCAAAAACTTTAGCATTTGAAGAACTTGGAATGGAAGCTATTTATGAATTTGATGTAGTTGATATGCCTGTTACTGTTGCTGTTGATACAGAAGGTAACTCTATTCATACAACTGGACCAGCAAAATGGAGAACTATCTAA
- a CDS encoding DUF5718 family protein: MNLLEDLKDYLGFAVAGNFANHLGEAGEADEFSVIQTTEKDAPKGLFPFYIKNHNSFLGTYPICDEIILTHGREEDNLQIEAEVALICDFVYENEKIIDIIPRYFAAFNDCSLRVQDGNKLSCKKNWGEKTKGISQDIIEIDNFTEKGILSKYHISSFIKRDGIVYDYGTTSAVKSYSYFFEKLKNWMVEKINTQEDCGPLEELGQFLKDAHKAKGILIAAGATAYTDFGKKNFLKKGDEIFVYVYNARAHSFNDIMNDMCGVDTYLGQCSKLHQIVQ; this comes from the coding sequence ATGAATTTATTGGAAGATTTAAAAGATTATTTAGGATTTGCAGTTGCAGGAAACTTCGCAAATCATCTAGGAGAAGCTGGGGAAGCAGATGAATTTTCAGTAATCCAAACAACTGAAAAAGATGCTCCTAAAGGACTTTTTCCTTTTTATATTAAAAACCATAATAGTTTTTTAGGAACATATCCAATATGTGATGAGATTATTTTAACTCATGGTAGAGAAGAAGATAACTTACAAATTGAAGCAGAAGTTGCATTGATTTGCGATTTTGTATATGAAAATGAAAAAATTATAGACATAATTCCAAGATATTTTGCAGCATTTAATGACTGCTCTCTTAGAGTTCAAGATGGAAATAAATTAAGTTGTAAAAAGAATTGGGGAGAAAAAACTAAAGGAATTTCTCAAGATATTATCGAAATTGATAATTTCACTGAAAAAGGAATATTAAGTAAATATCATATCTCTTCTTTTATTAAAAGAGATGGAATAGTATATGATTATGGAACTACAAGTGCGGTTAAATCATATAGTTATTTTTTTGAGAAGCTAAAAAATTGGATGGTTGAAAAAATAAATACACAAGAAGATTGTGGACCACTTGAAGAACTTGGGCAGTTTTTAAAAGATGCTCACAAAGCAAAAGGTATTTTAATCGCAGCAGGTGCAACAGCTTATACAGATTTTGGTAAAAAAAACTTTTTGAAAAAAGGTGATGAGATTTTTGTATATGTTTACAATGCTCGTGCTCATAGTTTCAATGACATTATGAATGATATGTGTGGAGTAGATACATATCTAGGACAGTGTTCAAAACTTCATCAAATAGTTCAATAA